GGTATGCAGTTAAAAGTGGTAGGACCGCTTGGAAATGGATTCCCACAGAAAAACAAAAAGGCATTTCTGATCGGTGGAGGAATCGGAATCCCGCCAATGTTAGAACTCGCAAAAGAGTTAGACTGCGAGAAAAAGATCGTGCTTGGATTCAGGGATGAACTGTTTTTATTAGAGGATTTCCGGAATCGCGGACAGATCTATATTGCAACGGAGGATGGCAGTGCCGGAACAGAGGGAAATGTACTTGATGCGATCCGTGAGAACGGACTGGATGCAGACATCATTTATGCCTGTGGACCAACCCCGATGCTGCGTGCAATCAAAGAATATGCCGCAGAGCAGAACATCGAGTGCTGGATTTCCATGGAAGAGCGCATGGCATGCGGTATCGGAGCCTGTCTTGCCTGCGTGTGCAAGTCAAAAGAAAAAGATGCACACAGCAATGTAAAAAATAAGAGAATCTGTAAAGAGGGACCGGTATTTCTTGCACAGGAGGTAGAATTCTGATGAACATGAAAGTAGATTTATGTGGAGTGACATTAAATAATCCGGTCATGACTGCGTCCGGAACGTTTGGCGCCGGGGAAGAATATTCGGAGTTTGTGGATTTAAACCGTCTTGGTGCTGTTGTGACAAAGGGTGTTGCCAATGTACCGTGGGAAGGAAACCCGACACCGCGTGTGGCTGAGGTATACGGGGGCATGTTAAATGCGATCGGACTTCAGAATCCGGGTATTGATCTTTTCATTGAGCGCGATATTCCTTTCTTAAAGAAATATGATACCAGAATTGTGGTCAATGTATGTGGACATACAACGTCGGAATACATAGAAGTTGTGGACAGACTTGCAGACCAGCCGGTCGATCTTTTAGAGATCAATATTTCCTGTCCGAATGTAAAAGAGGGCGGAATTGCCTTTGGACAGAATCCAAAGATGGTTGAAGATATCACAAGAGAGATCAAGGCGCATGCAAAACAGCCTGTCATCATGAAACTTTCACCGAATGTAACAGACATCACGGAGATGGCGCGTGCGGCAGAAGCCGGCGGTGCGGACGGTTTATCGTTGATCAACACGCTGACAGGAATGAAGATCGATATCCACAGACGCACGTTTGCACTGGCAAACAGAACGGGCGGCATGTCAGGTCCTGCCGTGCATCCGGTTGCAGTGCGCATGGTATATCAGACCGCACAGGCGGTAAATATCCCGATCGTTGGTATGGGCGGGATCATGAATGCAGATGATGCGATCGAGATGATCCTTGCGGGAGCAACGGCAGTGTCTGTCGGAACAGCAAACTTTACCAATCCACAGGTAACCATGGAGATTGTTGACGGAATCCGCGATTATATGGAGCGTTATCAGGTAAAAGATATCAAAGAACTCGTAGGTGCAGTACACGATAGATAAATCACAGGGGAATGTAAGTTATGAAAATATTAAAAAAAATCATTTGTATCTGTCTCGTTGCAATCCTGGCAGCAGGGTTTTTTCCCGGTGCACAGACAGAGGTTTATGCAGCTGGAAAGCCGGTACAGTTAGTATCCTGTAAACTAAATTCCGGTGGCAGCAAGGTGACAGTAAAAGCAAAAGTTGCCGGAAAACAGAAAGGAATGGGAAACAAGCTTTACCTGTTTTCGGTGGACGCCAATGTAAAAGAGAATGCAAAGC
The Roseburia rectibacter DNA segment above includes these coding regions:
- a CDS encoding dihydroorotate dehydrogenase electron transfer subunit encodes the protein MQTKGTKFEETAIIIRQEEIADDIYSMWLRTEHIAAHAKAGQFVSVYCNEGSRLLPRPISICEIDRKDGAIRLVYRVAGKGTAEFSGMRTGMQLKVVGPLGNGFPQKNKKAFLIGGGIGIPPMLELAKELDCEKKIVLGFRDELFLLEDFRNRGQIYIATEDGSAGTEGNVLDAIRENGLDADIIYACGPTPMLRAIKEYAAEQNIECWISMEERMACGIGACLACVCKSKEKDAHSNVKNKRICKEGPVFLAQEVEF
- a CDS encoding dihydroorotate dehydrogenase, yielding MNMKVDLCGVTLNNPVMTASGTFGAGEEYSEFVDLNRLGAVVTKGVANVPWEGNPTPRVAEVYGGMLNAIGLQNPGIDLFIERDIPFLKKYDTRIVVNVCGHTTSEYIEVVDRLADQPVDLLEINISCPNVKEGGIAFGQNPKMVEDITREIKAHAKQPVIMKLSPNVTDITEMARAAEAGGADGLSLINTLTGMKIDIHRRTFALANRTGGMSGPAVHPVAVRMVYQTAQAVNIPIVGMGGIMNADDAIEMILAGATAVSVGTANFTNPQVTMEIVDGIRDYMERYQVKDIKELVGAVHDR